Genomic window (Eptesicus fuscus isolate TK198812 chromosome 17, DD_ASM_mEF_20220401, whole genome shotgun sequence):
TAAAatcttggaaaattttaaaagaaactgaacAGATCCAGCGAGCAGCAAAGCAATTCATTGGGAGTAAGGGAGCTAAACAGAACAAAGGTCCTACCCGCATCCTTGGCCACCTCGGACACATCTTCCTTCCTCATCTCAGCCATATATCCAAGCACCGTGAAAATGACAAACCCCGAGAGCAAGCTCGTCATGCAGTTCACCGCACTGGTCACCAGGGCGTCTCTGGAGCAGAAAACCCAAGGGGGCTGAGACATTTCCAAATCAGGAGTCTGAGGAGCGTCTGCCTCCAGCTGGGGCAAGGGTGAGCAGGCTGAGCTCACAGGGACTTCAAGCCTGGCCtggtgtcccctcccctcctcccaacgCTTGGATCAGGCTCGAAGCACAAGCTGCCATTGTGGGCTCACATGGCGGGGAGGACCGCAGGTTAGTGTGGGTTTCAGTCCTGTTGTGAACCAGCACAGCACCCACCTCTCGGTTTCAAACACAGCTGCTCTGAagtggggcctgggctggagtGGGAGCCAGAAGGGGACCTTGGCCTCACATTTATTAAGTCCTCAGATTTAGACTTTTGACACTGTGGGCAAATGAGGTTACAAGACTGCCACAGTGATATCCTGACACTTTTAAAAGAAGAGCTCATCATCGGACTTCCGGCTGGTGTCCCAACGCAAGGCCATATCTCCTGGGTTGTatgtaaattcatttaaaaacacacatacacacacaaaaagaagtcCTGTAATTATCTTATGAATAGCATAATTTGATTGCTGCACCTTGCCATCTGTGATAGAACATTAAAACAAAGCCCACTCTAAAGATGATGAGCGATATTTACATCATAATTGGTGCAATGCTCTCTGTTTTGTCAACATTTCTGAAATAAGATTTGCCACAAAAATCATGGCATTTTGCGTTGGTCAACATAGTTCAATCATATTTTTTGTGtatatacaggatgtcccccaaaatgtatacacatacattgttgatagctcaattaatgttttttttcttttcagatttaactgattggaattaataattattcaaagtatgtatacatttgggggggacATCCTATATACATAAACAAATTATCACATTATCATTGTGTTGTTAAATACAATAAgtcaaatataaacatttagcGTCTGTTGTAATTTTTGTAAACCTGCTTTAGCATTTCTGAATTCATGTTTTAGTATACAGAGACTCTCACCAAGTGGAAGTGGCCTGAGGCCTCTCTCAACCCCTGAGTGGCCTGGGCGAACTGGTCAGGGACCTGTGGCACCTCGGAGGGTCAGAGTGTCAACATGGCCCCAGCCAGGTTGGAGGCCATTGGTTCAATCACCTTCCTCCCGACCAGCTGACTTACACTCATCCCACTTTTCAGCTTTGCTTGGAGGGCCCTTGATACTCACTGGTAACAGTTGTTGCTGAATTTGTTGTAGCTGGCAAAAGCCAGTAGGACCCCAAAGCCAGGACCAAGAGAGAAGAAGATTTGAGAGGCAGCAGCTACCCACACCTGGAACACAGCAGAGGAGGGGtaagggctgagccctgggccacCACTGGGTTCCAGCAGGGCCAGCGCCCTCGGGCCTCCGTGCGGCTGTGTGCCCACACAAAGAAGCAGCTCTCAAGGCTCGTTCCAGGGATGGCCACATCTCAGATGCAAACAAATGCGATTTCTCTTCTTATCACGTAGGCTTAAACCAATCCAGGGCCCTCAACTGTAGGTTATAAGACTGCCACAGTGATATCCTGACACTTTTCATAGAAGAGCGCATCATCCGACTTCCGGCTGGTGTCCTAACGCAAGGCCATTATCTCTTGGGTTGTATGTAAATTCATTTAATGCTTGTATTTCTGATTTAAAGCATCGTTGCACACTTGCCATTGAACCCAAATTTTACTTGTTGCTACTATCCTATTTGGAGGACTAGCTTCACTTAGTAAAATGACAAATAAGTGCACACTGTTTCCTCATCATCTTACCTCTGTCTCCAGGAGTTTCTGCCAGTTCGGTTCCAAGTAGAAGAGAACACCCCTCCAGGCTCCGGGGAGGGTGGCCCCCCGCACCAGCAGGACCAAAAGGACGATGTAAGGGAAGGTGGCTGTCACCCACACCACCTGTGAGGAAGGAGACACATGGCTACTGGtgtcttttattcttaaaaaccCCGAAGAAAGGAGGTCTACcgttcttttccttttcccctgtACTTTTAGGAGGCAGGGTGGTGTGGCAGAGAGATCACAGCTTTTGGAATCAGCCAGAGACCTGATCCACCGCTTGCTGGTACTAACTACGCCCAAACGCACTCCCCACCTGTAAGTGGGTGAAGTATCTAGCAGGAAACAATCAATAGCCAGTGTGTGTAAAGCACTGGACATGGTCCACGAGGGGTTTCAATAAGTTATTGCCACTATTATTAATTGTGACACGAACAGAGGGGTAAAGAAATTTTTTAGAAATCATGTAATCGTTCTTGGGATTGGCCCATTTCTAGAACTTTCTAATAGATTTGGTGGAGAGAGATTGAGCATCATGGGAGGTGTCTGGTGTAGAAGGAAATGTCCCCCTGTCTGTGGCTGTCCGGGCTACCGAGTTCTGAATTTGAGAGCTTCTGGGGCTGCTtggcaggcctgggccagcagtCAGAGTCTCCTCACCTTGCCAGATGTTTTGACGCCTTTCCAGATGCTGAAGTAGATAACAGCGAAGATCAGCATGATGCAGAGGACCAGCTGCCAGCTGATGCTGCCCAGGTCCTGGAGTCCCGTAGACCGGTGGATCTGCAGGATGTGGCGCCTGGagtgaaagagacagaaaggCCCAGGAGATGGTACGAGCGGTGACCTGAGCACACAGCTGGTGACACCTGCAGGAGGTGCCAAGAGAAGGAATGGACACGGCACTGCAAGCAGCAAGTGGTCACTAAGCCTCAACAAGAGCTGGGATTGGCTCTGCCCAGCCTGAAGGAGAGACCAACACATTCAGCCGACCAACCCTGGGGGACACGCTCAGCCCAAAGGCAGTCTTCCGGTCTCTCCTTGCCTGGCTCGGGCCTGACCAACCAGGAGACGTGACCAACGTGACTGGCTTCAGGGCCGTGAGGATTTGTATGTGTGGGTAGAaggccccttccccaccccaaacGAGCACTCTCTTTGGGCTGCCATTGCCAAAAGGCAGCATTAAAGAATACTCCCCACTCCGGGTATCTCCTGCCAAAGGGGAGATCCCACTTAGGAACTGAACACACGAAACTAGACACTATGTGACTATATTCAAACTATTGAAGTGGTCAGAGGCTTGGCTTCCGTGATACCGGCTGAGGGGAGGGTCCAGGAAGAAGGGAGGTTTGGAGCAGGGGAGGAATTTTGGAATGTGATAGTAGGGATCGTCCTGGGCATGTTAGAGATGCCTGGCGTGGCACGTAGGAAAGGACCAGATGGCACAGAGAGCGAGGTTATGGAGCACTCAAGGTAGAGTCCCCCTAACTCCAGATCCAGCCTGGGCCAAACCCCAGGGGTGTGGCCTACCCTCAACAGACCACCCCCTCACTTACAGGCACTTACGTGTAAAATTCCTCTGCCGGGGACGTGGAGTGGAGCGTCCAGGTGATGTTGTCCTCCGAGAAGTAGTTGGTGCAGTTGCCAGTGTTCCAGGAGTTCTTGCAGTTGGTCCAGGGCAGCTGGGCGGTGAAGGAGGAGATGAGGTAGTAGAGTGCCCAGGCCATGATGGTGTTGTAGTAGAAGGCGGTGTAAAGGGCAATGATGCAGGTGGTGTAACCAATCCCTGGGACAGAGGGTGAGGGAGGCCAAGTGTAAAAGGCAGCCCAACAGTGAAAAGACGGAAACAGGGCATTGGAGGGCactgcagtgggggagggggaggatgggggctGCCACTCATTTCATTCCCCGAAGACTCCGACAGGCCGTTGGAAAATGGCAATGTGGTAAAATGACTTACATGGATTTGCAAGGTTACATGTTtcagaaattgtgtgtgtgtgtgtgtgtgctgttaaTGCTTTTAAGTTTTTCTATTCAGTTTACTTTTGATGGTCATTTATTCTGTTTCCCTTTAATAGTCTCCTACCACTTGAGCAGTCAAAACTTAATTATTGTACTCAAGTTATCTCCCAGGGTTACCGAAGGCCTAACTCCAGAAGGTCCCCAGCTCCCGCCCAATGGTGGAAATCACCACTTCTTGGAAAACCCACCCACTCAAGCCTTTCCGTTACCTTTGAAAATCGGGCAGATTTTCCTCCATACTGAAATGCACCCATTTCGGTGGTACTGGCCCAGCACAAGCTCCATGTAGAAGAGTGGGATCCCCCCAAAAATGGCCATGATGGTGTACGGGATAAGGAACGCCCCTGAGGCAGATGAAAGACAATTTTACTCCCTGCCCTCATCTGTCCCAGGAAGGCCCAACTGACCTGCACACCAGGGTCCACACCGGGAACCACAGAGCCATCTGCCGCTCAGCATCATGGACCATGGCCCTTGTGCTGAGTGACGCCGCACTGCGCTCCCTGGTCTTGGTGCTTTGCCAGGAGTAGCAGCAGACAGAGCTGCACGGCGAAAGTGAGGTTTTGGAGGAGGCAGCGAGCAAACGGAAAGAAAGCTGGGCTTGGGAGTCAACAGACCAGGCACTGGGACCAGTTCCACTTCGAACTGCCTGGAGGTCCCGGGGCCACGTCTCCTCTCTGAGTATTGGCTCCCCTATCAAATGACTGGGTTGAGGGGAGCTGAGGTTCCCAAACCCAGCCATCCATCCTACTCACTGGTGGGCTTAAACATATACAGCTACCCAGACTTCCTGAAGCAGAAGctccaggtctgggtctcacaaaAAAAAACGTTTAAGCTCCGCAGGGGATTCTGATGCAGCCAGTCATGGATCAGTGTTTGGGAACCTTGGATCAGATCTCCTGTGACAAACAGGTGCGGTAATCTACGAGTCACTGAATTAGAACTTGGTTCACTATTGATTATCGGTAGCGAGCTATTGCCTTTAATTCCACTGAGCCAGAACACTCCCCCCGAGCCACTTTGGCAGATGTGGCTGAACAGGGTGGTTTGTCACAGACGGAGAAAGAGCAGAGCTGCTGCGTGTGTGGTGATGCTGGTCTCGCCTGGTCCAGGCAGGATGTGGAAATGCCAAGTTAAGGCTGCTCGCCTGCAGCCTGAGTTTTAGCCCAAAGGATGGATGAGCTGTGATTTTCCCTGACAACTTGCCCTCCCATTAAGTGCTTTGAACCAAGAAGCCTGAAGTCGGTGTCGCTCAGAAAGGTCCCACCTAATTTACAATCTGGGGACATCTGGATTGAGAATAAGAACCATGTTGTGTTCTCTCGGTGGCATTTGTCCAAAGGGTTTTTGCTTGCCTGACTTCACTGTAGGGAATGAGTGTCTCACTGGTGACCCAGCACCTTAAGTAACACTCAGGCTAAAGGCGAGTCCTCCCAAGCTGGAGATAAGGTTCTGCTCCCTCCAGGCAGGGAgtgctgggctcccctcccctcagcaggAACTGCTTTTGCAGCTGCATGGACCATGGCCCTTAAAAGCAGCAAAGACAGGCAGTTCTGTGTTAAGCGATGGACACAAATGAGttacacccctcccccgcccctgccgtccttccccgccccctcccacaaCCTCATTTTAGCTGCCCTCCCAAATCTGTTGCCAGAGCTCCTGTCAAAATAAATATCGACTGATTTGACTCCCATCTCCTGTCCTTTTCCTATGCTGATAGCAAGTCCAATGTCAGCCCCATACCTACTCACTCCCCTCTTTGGGGCTCCCATATCCAtgcctactattttttttttttatcatgccTACTATTTTTCATAATCTACAAGTTCACTACTCTGAAGGTGTTAGGGGTAGAAGGAGGAACAAGAAATAGTCGCTGGCCTCAAAAACCTAACCCTTTTGTTGGAGACACGAGACATATCCATGCATGGCTAGGGGTTGGTATTAATATCATGTTTGTCTGGTTTCAGCTCTGGATCATGCCTAGGCTGTGACTTAAGACTCTGGACTGAGCTGACACCCTTCTCTGATCTCACACAGGTCCAAAGGCCCAGGAGGGTCTGGACCCTCGAGCTACCACCTATTTTTTCCTGCCACAGATCTCCTCTCTCTGGACTTCTCTGAGCAGAACCTGCCAGCAGGAGTGAAGGAGCTCAGCACAGTACAGCTGGTGATCCCCCGCATCTCGCTGGGTGGAAGTGGAGCTTGGATAATGCAGGGATGAGAAGGGAGCACTAATGGTAGTGGATGATGCTGAAGATCTGCTGAGGTCAGGTTTGGGAGGTTTCACCTAGCGTCACAGCCCAGAGAGCCTCAGACATGCAGACTTCGTCTGGAGATTTATCTTTTAGATAAGTTTCTACGTCTAAGCAATCATGTTCCCAGACCCATATTGGTTAAGCAAGACAGAAAAGATTGCCCGTGGCCCATGATACTGACCCCCTCCATTCTGGTAACATATGTAGGGAAATCGCCAGACGTTGCCCAGGTCCACGGCGTAGCCAATGACCGACAGGAGGAAATCCATCTTCTTGCCCCAGGTCTCCCGTTCCTCTTGGTGAACCTCAGCCACTAGGGCGGTGGTGGCAGCTGGGATGGAGTACTGAGTGTCATCTCCTGCACCGGGGCTCAGAACCCCTGAGTACCCATTGGAGATCTGGCCGGACTCCACCTTACCCCCAGGGGTGGGGACACCCTTCTGTAGAATTCCATTTTCTTGACAGTCTTCTCCATCCTTGCGCAGTGATGGCTGCTTCTGGGGATTTAAGGATGTGATCTCCATCCTGTTGGCTAATAGATGATGCTGATGCCCATCTGCCAAGAACCTGAACTGAATTCTTGATGCACGACCTATGTCACCGGGATTGAGAGCTCTGCTGGAAAGGcacacagagaaaggagaagagaattaAGCATGTTACTTGGCTTTGGTATTAACGCATCATCCATCTTAAACTACACTGGTTAATGGGATTACAAGTGCATCTGTTATATGTGAGACATTCTATTTGCTGTGAGAGTCAATAAAGTCAACTACATTTTCCAACCTATACAAGATATCAAACCACAACGAAgtaatttgaaaggaaaaaacaaaacaaaaatatgcagcagccctggccagtttggttcaattGATTGGGTGACGACCCGTGTACCAAAGCGGGTCGCCGTTtctattccgggtcagggcacacgcccaggttgcgggtttgattcccagtcagtgtgCATGTGGGGGCAGAcgttcgatgtttctctatctctccctttcccttcttctctctctctaatatcaatgaaaaaacatttttttttaaaaaaaagggttttttaaaaaaaaaaacaaacaaaacacacagcaAATCACCAAGATCCTTCCCAGGCTCTATTTAAGAACAAAGTATTGACTTTTCTTGGGACTGGAATCTCATGCTGGAGTTTACCAGTAACTCAGAAGAATGTAAGAAGAGGGCTCGCTTCAACAAAGCTCCCCGGAGTACTCACTTGGTCCTGGATGTTGTGCTGGGAAACGAATAACAAATAAAGAGGCAGTTTTGGCCTGCAAGTAGATAAGGACAGTCCTTCCATTTAAGCTGAACACTCCAAGCATATTTTATGTAAACTACAGGTGTGCACATGAAGAGGAAAATAGGAAAGGACAGAGGTGAAAAGGCCGCCCTTTATGAGGCATCCGCAGCTCCTGAGCTTTGGACTTTTCCACTCTCCCTGTCGCCCAGCTCTTAGAAGCCTTTGGGCAGCTTCTAGCTGGCTCCTGGCTGTGTCCCGTCCATCTGTGCTTCTCCTTTCTATGTTCCCTAAGGTCCTGCTGGGCCTTACACAGCACTGCTGCTCACCATTCATTCTTCTTGCCACTCCCAGCAACTCCTGTGGCTAACCCACTTGTTATTCTGCAATAGTGGGCGGAGGGGGCACCTCTGATCCACGCCAGAAGATCCAGAGAAAGTAGGTTGGCAGCTACAGATGCAGGTATGGCTGGTACCTCTGTCCCTACACACCGTGGTGGagagggctgggccaggccccctGAGCCTTCATATCACTGTCGTGTATCGGGTGTAGGAAAAGTCAGCTCAGCTCACTCTCCTCTGGATTGAGGTCTGAGACGTCAAACATGGGGTAGAAATTCGAGCCCTTTTGGACTTTAAACCTATAACCTGTTATAAAATAGTAAGCAACCAAAACCTTCCAGctaatttcatttcttctggGCCTGAACTTTTCAAACACTGGAAACACGGTGGGAGTTGAAACATGTTTCTGTTGAGTTCAAATTGCGTACCTTTCTAGGAAAAGACATCTAGGCATGCCTGCCACCCCTATTCAAAACTGCAAAGATTTATCCTAACTTTGCAAATCCAACAGCTGGAGGATGGCTAGGCATTGGTAGCTAATAAAAGTGGCAGTGTATGTGGCCTACATATCTGGGACTTTTAGTGAATATAACTATCACACATGGGAATGTAAAGACAAAACATAATGAGTGAAAAACTCGAATCCAATGTAGTGGACTCACACTGATGACTATATACACAAATATCATGGCAAGAATTAGACATGAACACCAAGAGACACAAGTAATTGGAGTTTTAAGTTTGTTGGGTTCTTTTTTTCTGtacagtagaaaataaaaattttgaagagATTGATTGTTGCCAAAAATATAGCAACAAAAGAGAAACCAGTTCTATGGAGGTAGAGGGCGTATGTACGTAAGGGGTGGGGTAGGTGTATTGGTTTCTACCTTATCTAGCTGTTTGGTCCCACCCCTGACCTTATCCTGGGCTCAAGGGCACAAATACCACTCATAGAAGAATACAAATTTCTGACAGAGTAATCTAAATAAAACCTCATTCTTATTATGTTTACGCTGCTGtccagcctctccctgctccctgggaCCTCAACTAAACTTGATGAACTTTTGAAATAACTACACATTCTCTCATCCACCATAAATAACTATGAGGCCAAAaaagttctctctccctctccctctccctctccctctccctctccctctccctctccctctccctctccccttttctcctccctctctcttttagagagagagaaaggatggaaTGTCAATATATTTAAGTAGACAGCTAAATTCAACCTGAACTTGGTAGTCTCTGCAGAGCTGTGTTGTTTGAAGAAAGCCTCTGTACTCCCCTCCATTCTATATCAACAACATGCTTTCCACATTAAACACTGAAGAACTGGAAGATCAGGTGGCAGAAATAAGGAGCTTTACGACATGCAATGAGATAGTACCCAGTGATGGAACCTGCCTGTGACTGAGGCCCTCCTAGCCTGATCTTTCTTTCTCCACCTTCAAAATTTTACtcaaaatattcttcttctttagAACTGCAACATTCCtctcatttaaaaagaactttaaagaGTATCACCCAACCTTTCTCCAGCATGTCCACCCTGGTCAATGGGAGGGAAACTTCATCCCTTTCTGAGAATACATTGGTGGGGGAA
Coding sequences:
- the LOC103288429 gene encoding sodium-dependent serotonin transporter-like; this translates as MEITSLNPQKQPSLRKDGEDCQENGILQKGVPTPGGKVESGQISNGYSGVLSPGAGDDTQYSIPAATTALVAEVHQEERETWGKKMDFLLSVIGYAVDLGNVWRFPYICYQNGGGAFLIPYTIMAIFGGIPLFYMELVLGQYHRNGCISVWRKICPIFKGIGYTTCIIALYTAFYYNTIMAWALYYLISSFTAQLPWTNCKNSWNTGNCTNYFSEDNITWTLHSTSPAEEFYTRHILQIHRSTGLQDLGSISWQLVLCIMLIFAVIYFSIWKGVKTSGKVVWVTATFPYIVLLVLLVRGATLPGAWRGVLFYLEPNWQKLLETEVWVAAASQIFFSLGPGFGVLLAFASYNKFSNNCYQDALVTSAVNCMTSLLSGFVIFTVLGYMAEMRKEDVSEVAKDAGPTLLFIAYAEAIANMPASTFFAIIFFLMLITLGLDSTFAGLEAVVTGVLDEFPHIWSKRRELFVLGVVITCFFGSLVTLTFGGAYVVKLLEEYATGPAVLTVALLEAIAVYWFYGITQFCSDVKEMLGFSPGWFWRICWVAISPLFLLFVICSFLMSPPQLRLFQYNYPHWSTILGYCIGTSSFICIPTYMIYRLIITPGTLKEVVLYGSHLGPLVLCTQTKRPSVLLKVSLQKNQQKLPVGTSA